The Penaeus vannamei isolate JL-2024 chromosome 23, ASM4276789v1, whole genome shotgun sequence DNA window TAAAGTGGAACACTATTGCTGTTGCTCACCCATAAATGTCCTTTGCCCACAGGTTGCAGCCCATACATTGTCATTGTTTACTACGATGTGTGAAAAATGACATATTTTCCAACCAGAAGGTTCATGGCAAGATTAAACAATCTCGAAAACATTGAGTGGACTTCTGCGAAGAGTTTCATTTTCTGCGATATTTTACCTTCATTTGTGGCATTACTGTTTGCACCTCATTATGTCTTGTATTACATAGTACTGACGACAGCAAATTTTTGTCCCCCACTAGAATATCATATTCAGCTTGCCCTAACTTGATGCATCTATACtgtaaagaataagaatataaatgattGTAATTTGATAAAAAAGCTGCGTCACTAATACTGTTGAAATAGTATCCCTACATTGTTTCTGAAGTATAATGTCTTCATGAAGACAAGATTTTAGTAGAGGAAAAAAAGCTGCTGTCATCAGTACAAGAATTAATCTGCAGATATGAAGGGTAACACCACAAATAAAGGGGAATGATTGCAGAGGGCTCCACTTATAGCCTAAGTCCGCTTAGTGCTCCTgaatttcagctctatcttgttgtgcataccaaggtgaagacaCTGTTTGCCAGGGGTGTTGGGGGCCAGAAATCCCTGTAAACCCTCCCCTTGGCCAGTCCAGGCAATTTAATTAGTTGAGTGAAGTTTTTGATGTGGAGTTGGGGACTTAATCACTTATGAATGCATCTGTACTCCAAAGATTTACCAGGGCATGAAAAGTACCAAGGAAATAGAGGTAATATGTagatatagtaataacagtgacatATTATGTTAATGTCATGCAGGTAAGAGTCACAAAGGATTTTCTTGGGGGTTCTACAGTGTATAACTCTCCTAAAAGGGTATTTAACAAGGTTTCCTGAAAACCAGTGGAGCATTAACTGATGGGCACCACTATGACGGTAGAATCTTGTCATGCAAAGGCTATGAATTCCTTggctaaaacaataataattatgtatattttgtttaacCCATAAAGTTTATATGGCTAGGTCTAGTCACTTATGGTTACAGATAAATGAAGGTATTGCTCAAAAGAACGAGTGGTCAAATTCCATATGATATTTCTATAGGCAATAGTCATATGGTAAGAGTAGGAATTTATGACTTGGTATGCGCCTACAAAGACAAAATTACCCCCCACCCACTAGAAAATAGCTAAGAAGTTGAtgggcagttttttttttaattactttagcttcccttaaaaaaagtaaataactaaatatactacttttactattgctatttttggaTCTGAACCATGAGAATGATAATTTCCTTATGCTTACTCACCTCTAATCAGATTTTATGCTTTAGGACAATAATATTATGGTACAAGGCAGAGATAACATTACATGTATCCTGTTCATGGTATATACTGTTATCTTATTTCCTGAATTCTGAGATAAAATATAGTAATTGCCATGTACTTGCAAATAATTCTAGGTTATGAAATTTCTTCTAATGTGTAATTAGCTCAATATTACAATTAGTTATTAAGTTATTGGCCAAGAACCCTTAATCTGTGTCTATTTCTCATCCATATCTTTTCACTGATTAATGTCTTATCTCTTGGTATCTTCACTGACAGTATATGGAAGTGTCTTCTTGTACCCTCTTGATGTAGGAGCAAACATTGTCTTGATGCTATATCATATGtacaatttttatttatgttgtttttctctGCTAACATTTTACATTAACATTTGTTGCTTATTGGCTAGTCGTGCTGTAGCCCAACCTCTCCATGAATCACACGTGTCAAATTCCATTCATTCCTAAATGAATGTAGCATAAACCTTCATGTTGAAAGTAAAGATAGGCCTTAAAACAGAGGCATTGTATATACTGTTTATTCACTTTTGCAcccatagataaaaaaataatgtcaacCTGATACTGATATTCTTGGGTATTGaatatattgtttttgtatttttcagaGATTGGGGTGGGGTTTGCCGCGTTTGGGGTCACCTTTATCTTCCTTGGAGTAATCCTCTTCTTTGATAAAGGACTCTTAGCCATTGGCAATGTAAGTCTGTGTGtagattttcttgattttattcatGCACTTCACCAATAGAAATCcttttgtttattgattaataTATAATAGTTGTGAAGTGAGTATAAAGATGAAACAAGATTTTCATATGATCAGAGGTgaattttttaaataaatcaaGGATAGAAAAGTCTATTATTAGTCAGGAGATTCCAATCTtgatattttagaaaaaaagaaaaagaaaaaggaaaatcagcTTTTGCCTTAGTAAAACAGAACCCCACATCTCTGTAACAGATCTTGTTCTTGGCGGGCCTCGCATTTGTGGTTGGCTTGGAACGCACATTCCGCTTTTTCTTCCAACGCCACAAGTGGAAAGGCTCTGGGGCATTCTTCGGAGGGATCCTGACTGTCTTGCTTGGCTGGCCCTTAATTGGCATGTGTGTGGAAGTGTATGGTTTTGTAATACTGTTCAGGTAAGTATTGAAGTTTTGTTTGCAGCAGGTATAATGATTTTGAAGTTTCATTTATAGCAGGTATAATGATTTTGAGTATTATTGATATGGAATATACAGCTGTAGATAGGCAATTCTGCTTCAAGTTATTTAGCGTTCTATTATTGTTCAGATTTTATTTAGATAGTGTATGGTCGTGCTTTATTGTACATTCTAGTCTgatgcatttccttttttttttttttttttttcagcggaTTCTTCCCAGTTGCAGTAAATTTCTTGCGCCGTATGCCAGTGATTGGTCAGTTACTCAACCTTCCATTCATCAGTGGTGTAAGTATCACGTATTTTGGTATAAGACAGATTGATGTAGCTTAAGTTCtgaattgtttatatttatatatattttttatttgctttttgtatttagtttatgattttttattcatttccttttattcattcttttgctAAGTAATTAGAGTCCCAGTGTGAAAGTTTGGATATCAGATTTAAGTTTGTGTAAAAGATGTGTAAAGGAGGGTAAAGAGATATCATACTGGGCCTAAAAATCTGTGTATTGGTCATTGGGTGCTCTGAACATGTTTTTCTCATGTTGTGGGCATCCTGCTCTTGGTGGCCAGAGAAACAGCTCAGTAACCCAAATACTGTTTGTAGGCTTTATCCAAGTTGCATGGAAATGTGAATTAATGGTATTATATAAGAATTCTTTTTTGAGTAATACTTGCTTTCAGATAAGGTTTTGATTTGCtacacaaatttatgtatatactcaaAAACATTTGGAATTATTTGGAAATGGAAAATATAGCCTCTCATTGTTATTTTGCATTTTGATGGTAGACTAAATAAAATTTATATCGGCTCCACACAATTTCTACTGGAATGTACATCGTACTTACTACATTCATGTCAGTCAATTCTTACGCACCTCTTCTTTTACTTGTAATTTCCATTCCACATTTCATGGAGGACAACCATGCAagctttccatctcctttttcatctcaTTTGTTAATGTCCCATCTATATTTActagagaaggggatgagggtacACTGCGTTATTGGCTAGGAAGTACAATAGAAAAGCCGAGGATTAGGGTGCCCAGCGACCAAGTGACAAAGATTTGTAGCCCTGTGTGATACCCCTTTgatatctgtctctatttttgtACACTGAAGACCAGCTCTTAGAAAGTGCAGATTACACTGCTGAATCTGGCAGTTTATTCATGGTTT harbors:
- the LOC113803914 gene encoding vesicle transport protein GOT1B isoform X2, encoding MIQITDTQKIGVGFAAFGVTFIFLGVILFFDKGLLAIGNILFLAGLAFVVGLERTFRFFFQRHKWKGSGAFFGGILTVLLGWPLIGMCVEVYGFVILFSGFFPVAVNFLRRMPVIGQLLNLPFISGLLPPDSSS
- the LOC113803914 gene encoding vesicle transport protein GOT1B isoform X1, with the protein product MIQITDTQKIGVGFAAFGVTFIFLGVILFFDKGLLAIGNILFLAGLAFVVGLERTFRFFFQRHKWKGSGAFFGGILTVLLGWPLIGMCVEVYGFVILFSGFFPVAVNFLRRMPVIGQLLNLPFISGFVDRIGGDSKMNV